ATTGAGGTTCTACATTTGTTGTGCAATTTCATCCGTTTCTGTTCTTGTCTGCACCGCTCAGACTTTGTGCGTCATCAATCCATTCCCATTCAGTCCATGTCAGATGACATTTTCTCCTTCAAAGAGGACATCTACGTGGCGATGGCTGCCCCGAACTCCAACAGCTGTGTCATCATGGAATGGGATCACATTGAAATGAATTTCAGGAAATTTGACAATATAACAGGTTTGataacagacaaaccaaagttgttgttgtttaaacaaTCATTCTATattttcagtcaaaaaaaaatattgccaTTGATTTCATCTTGCTTTCTGTCACTGACAATTTTTCTATCCTCTCAGGGAAGTCTGTTGTTGGATGTCGCTCGATTCTGATCGACAATCATGTCCTGATAATTGTCACGCAGCTCTTTGGCGGCTCCCACATTTACAAGTTTGACAGTCAGCAAAACAAGTTCGCAAAGTTTCAAACTATAGAAGTCTTCAACGTCTCAAAGCCAAATGACATTGAGGTCTTCCAAATCGATGGCGAGTGGTACTTTGTGATTGTGGACAGCTCCAAGGCCGGCGTGTCTCTACGCTGTACAAGTGGACGGACCAACCAGGCCGCAACGAAACTGGCTTTTACTCCTACCAGTTTCTCCACGAGTGGTTCCGTGATACAGATGCCGAGTTTGTCGCGGTGGATAGCAAGTCCTACCTCATCGTAGCAAGTCGCTCTCAACCACCTGTCATCTTCTTGTGGAACAAGAGCGCCAAGAAGTTCCTACTTCACAATGAAATCCCGCATGCCGTCGACATAGTGGCAGTCAAAGCCTTCCGGCAGGACAGCGACTTGTATCTGGCCATGACTTGCTACATCGGTGACTCCAAAGTCCTCAAGTGGGCCAGTAAGAAGTTCACTGAGGTGCAGGCCCTGCCTTCTCGAGGAGCGATGGTCCTCCAACCCTTCACCTTCACAGGCCGGCACTACCTCGCGCTGGGGAGCGATTATTCGTTCACTCAAATCTACCTCTGGGACGTGGACGCGAAAGCATTTCAAAAGTTCAAGGACATTTATGTGCAGTCGCCTCGGTCATTTACAGCAGTGATGACTGACAGGAGGAATttcatcttctcctccagcctgAAGGGGAAATCACTCGTTTTTGAGCATGTAATTGTAGATTTAAGCTTTTAATGCCTTGCAAAAATGAGGACTAATGAAAGTACGGTGTTGATATACCACAAAGGAGTCTCAAATGCTGTTTATCTTACTTATGCAACTATATCTGAGTTTTCCTTTGAGGCAAATGTCTTTGGAAAGTCTCTGCAAAGCTTTTGCAGCAATTAAGGAGGTACAATTAATTATAGTCCTTAAATAGTGAAGTGGAAACTAGAGCTGCTCAGATGATT
The sequence above is a segment of the Brachionichthys hirsutus isolate HB-005 unplaced genomic scaffold, CSIRO-AGI_Bhir_v1 contig_248, whole genome shotgun sequence genome. Coding sequences within it:
- the LOC137912866 gene encoding LOW QUALITY PROTEIN: leucine-rich repeat LGI family member 2-like (The sequence of the model RefSeq protein was modified relative to this genomic sequence to represent the inferred CDS: deleted 2 bases in 1 codon), whose product is MAFPKQWLLAGIALLCIYGAAESKRNFKCPSGCACSKETIICVGASQIPRTVPNEITSLSLVNGSISEITEGMFALMPSLQLLLLNANSLTTIKDDAFSGLPHLEYLFIEGNKIEAITKNAFRGLRDLTHLSLANNKMKSLPRELFFDLDSLLEIDLRGNSFQCNCMNKWLMTWLKNTNATVSDVFCAGPSDMKGKRLNDLPIPPGGCISTDFVRHQSIPIQSMSDDIFSFKEDIYVAMAAPNSNSCVIMEWDHIEMNFRKFDNITGKSVVGCRSILIDNHVLIIVTQLFGGSHIYKFDSQQNKFAKFQTIEVFNVSKPNDIEVFQIDGEWYFVIVDSSKAGVSTLYKWTDQPGRNETGFYSYQFLHEWFRDTDAEFVAVDSKSYLIVASRSQPPVIFLWNKSAKKFLLHNEIPHAVDIVAVKAFRQDSDLYLAMTCYIGDSKVLKWASKKFTEVQALPSRGAMVLQPFTFTGRHYLALGSDYSFTQIYLWDVDAKAFQKFKDIYVQSPRSFTAVMTDRRNFIFSSSLKGKSLVFEHVIVDLSF